The following are from one region of the Nicotiana tabacum cultivar K326 chromosome 3, ASM71507v2, whole genome shotgun sequence genome:
- the LOC107761717 gene encoding trans-cinnamate:CoA ligase, peroxisomal, which produces MDRLPKNGANFVPLTPLTFLTRASNSYTTRTSVIYANVRFTWRQTYERCCRLASSLRSLNIVKNDVVSVLAPNVPAMLEMHFAVPMAGAVLNTINTRLDPRNVALILKHSEAKVFFVDYEYVDKAKKALEILMSDLEMPMPLIVVIDDLDSPTGIRLGELEYELLVYQGNPEYVPENIDDEWDPITLSYTSGTTSEPKGVVYSHRGAFLSTLSLILGWEMGTESVYLWSLPMFHCNGWTFTWGIAARGGTNVCIRNTTAQEIYSNITLHKVTHMCAAPIVLNIILEAKPHERCQITAPVQILVGGAPPPAPLLEKIERLGFHVVHAYGLTEATGPALVCEWQSKWNKLPWEEQAKLKARQGLGILTLADVDVKNFKTMQSVPRDGKTTGEICLRGSSIMKGYLKNEKANSEVFKNGWFFTGDMGVIHSDGYLEIKDRCKDVIISGGENISSVEVESAILKHPSVIEASVVAMPHPRWGESPCAFVILRETSKFKEAEIIAHCRKNLPGFMVPKKVKFVEELPKTGTGKVQKNILRAVAKTFVITENANQTTKKSSQINREKPRAYDQSHEQILALSRL; this is translated from the exons ATGGACAGGTTACCTAAAAATGGAGCTAATTTTGTGCCTCTTACTCCTCTAACCTTCTTAACCAGAGCCTCCAACTCTTACACCACACGCACCTCTGTTATTTATGCCAATGTCCGCTTCACTTGGCGTCAAACCTACGAGCGTTGTTGTCGTCTCGCTTCTTCGCTCAGGTCCTTAAACATTGTCAAGAATGACGTG GTCTCGGTCCTGGCACCAAATGTACCGGCCATGTTAGAAATGCATTTTGCTGTGCCAATGGCAGGGGCTGTGCTGAACACCATCAACACTAGGCTAGACCCTAGAAACGTTGCCCTCATTCTCAAGCACTCAGAAGCTAAGGTCTTTTTTGTTGACTATGAATACGTCGACAAAGCTAAAAAGGCCCTTGAAATTCTAATGTCCGACTTGGAAATGCCAATGCCTCTCATTGTTGTAATTGATGACCTCGACTCTCCCACTGGAATCCGGTTAGGGGAGCTCGAATACGAGCTATTGGTGTACCAAGGCAACCCTGAATATGTCCCTGAAAATATTGATGATGAATGGGATCCGATCACTTTGAGCTATACATCAGGTACAACTTCAGAGCCAAAGGGAGTTGTGTACAGCCACAGAGGTGCATTCTTGAGCACTTTGAGTTTAATTTTGGGATGGGAAATGGGTACGGAGTCCGTGTACTTATGGTCCCTCCCAATGTTTCACTGCAATGGGTGGACTTTCACATGGGGAATTGCTGCAAGAGGAGGGACCAATGTCTGCATCCGTAATACTACCGCACAAGAAATTTACTCCAACATAACGCTGCACAAAGTTACGCATATGTGTGCAGCACCTATTGTTCTCAACATAATCCTCGAGGCCAAGCCACATGAGCGGTGCCAAATAACAGCCCCAGTCCAAATACTGGTGGGAGGTGCACCCCCACCAGCTCCACTTCTCGAGAAAATCGAGAGACTAGGGTTCCACGTGGTCCACGCCTATGGCCTCACTGAGGCCACAGGACCAGCGCTCGTGTGCGAGTGGCAATCCAAGTGGAATAAATTACCATGGGAAGAACAAGCCAAGTTGAAGGCAAGACAAGGCCTCGGCATACTGACACTTGCTGATGTTGATGTGAAGAACTTCAAGACTATGCAAAGTGTGCCTCGTGATGGAAAAACAACAGGGGAAATATGCCTGAGGGGAAGCAGCATAATGAAAGGGTACTTAAAGAATGAAAAGGCAAATTCAGAAGTTTTCAAGAATGGTTGGTTTTTCACAGGAGATATGGGAGTGATTCACTCTGATGGTTACTTGGAAATCAAAGACAGATGCAAAGATGTAATCATTTCGGGTGGAGAGAACATCAGCAGCGTCGAAGTAGAAAGTGCAATACTGAAACATCCAAGTGTAATAGAGGCATCTGTTGTGGCAATGCCACATCCTAGATGGGGTGAAAGTCCATGTGCCTTTGTTATATTGAGGGAAACCTCCAAATTTAAAGAAGCAGAGATCATAGCACATTGTCGGAAGAACTTGCCTGGATTCATGGTTCCAAAGAAGGTTAAATTTGTGGAAGAGTTGCCCAAAACTGGAACAGGGAAAGTGCAGAAAAACATATTGAGAGCAGTGGCAAAGACATTTGTGATAACGGAAAATGCAAATCAAACAACCAAAAAGTCAAG